A part of Halobacillus shinanisalinarum genomic DNA contains:
- a CDS encoding class I SAM-dependent rRNA methyltransferase, protein MSKEIKLKITDQGANKYRKGYPLLRKDAIVNRQELQVEGTIMKLVDERGQFIGKAYYGKQNKGYGWVVTRNEAKVINGEFFNKKLKKALKDREHLFKDTETTAFRIFNGEGDGIGGFTVDYFAGYLLVNWYSEGIYSFRNYVIESLKRNVEFNAIYQKKRFGKQGQYIEEDEFVVGERGEFPIIVKENGVNFAVYLNEGAMVGIFLDQRAVRKTIRDQYADGKNVLNMFSYTGAFSVYAALGGAAHTTSVDLANRSYGKTVENFSLNDIDYEAQDIIVDDVFKYFKYAKRKGKSFDLVILDPPSFARSKKFTFRAEKDYTNLLKETIAITEKKAVIVASTNCSKFNMKRFKTFIAKAFKESSVKYKLLEEYSLPEDYKTIPEFKEGDYLKVVFIKKL, encoded by the coding sequence ATGTCTAAGGAAATAAAACTGAAAATAACTGATCAAGGTGCAAATAAGTATAGAAAAGGGTATCCGTTGCTCCGTAAAGATGCGATTGTGAATCGTCAGGAGTTGCAGGTAGAAGGCACAATTATGAAACTTGTCGATGAAAGAGGACAATTTATTGGCAAAGCCTATTATGGTAAACAAAATAAAGGATATGGCTGGGTGGTAACTCGTAACGAGGCAAAAGTTATAAATGGCGAATTTTTCAATAAGAAGCTTAAAAAAGCATTAAAGGATAGGGAGCATCTATTTAAGGATACAGAAACCACAGCCTTTCGAATATTCAATGGGGAAGGGGATGGCATTGGAGGTTTTACCGTTGATTATTTTGCGGGATATCTTCTAGTCAATTGGTATAGTGAAGGGATCTACTCGTTTCGTAATTATGTCATCGAATCATTAAAAAGAAACGTTGAATTTAATGCAATTTATCAAAAAAAGCGTTTTGGTAAACAGGGACAATACATTGAAGAAGATGAATTTGTTGTAGGAGAACGCGGAGAATTCCCCATTATTGTTAAAGAAAATGGTGTGAATTTTGCTGTGTATTTAAACGAAGGTGCCATGGTAGGTATCTTTCTTGATCAACGGGCAGTTAGAAAAACCATACGAGATCAGTATGCTGACGGAAAGAATGTGCTCAACATGTTCTCTTATACGGGGGCATTCTCAGTATATGCCGCACTTGGCGGGGCTGCACATACGACTAGTGTTGATCTGGCTAACCGCAGCTATGGGAAAACGGTCGAGAATTTTAGTTTGAACGACATTGACTATGAAGCCCAGGATATCATCGTTGATGACGTATTTAAATACTTTAAATACGCTAAACGGAAAGGAAAATCGTTCGACCTGGTCATCCTTGACCCACCTAGCTTTGCCCGATCCAAAAAATTCACATTCCGTGCAGAGAAGGACTATACGAATCTGCTGAAGGAAACGATTGCGATAACTGAGAAAAAAGCCGTTATTGTAGCCTCTACAAACTGTAGCAAGTTTAATATGAAAAGGTTCAAAACATTTATAGCTAAAGCTTTTAAGGAATCTTCCGTAAAATATAAGTTGTTGGAAGAGTACTCGCTTCCCGAAGATTATAAAACGATACCTGAATTCAAAGAAGGAGATTACCTTAAAGTTGTTTTTATTAAGAAGCTTTAA
- a CDS encoding MarR family winged helix-turn-helix transcriptional regulator, translated as MKPSKHHLLHLLNQQVRTLNKQVNEKLKDHELYFSQWSILYCLFKNGPMTQTAIWQYLNVEAPTVTRTITRLEQNGWVLREPGPDKRERIIKITEASQAKVEQLVEVIRTYEENLIGLTEQEEEQLRLLLNKLGLKERKNNYEEHTKSDLD; from the coding sequence TTGAAACCTTCTAAGCATCACCTATTACACCTTTTGAATCAACAAGTCCGTACATTGAATAAACAAGTTAATGAAAAGTTAAAAGACCACGAGTTATATTTCTCACAGTGGTCTATTCTTTATTGTTTGTTCAAAAATGGACCGATGACACAAACAGCTATCTGGCAGTACTTGAATGTCGAAGCACCTACTGTCACAAGAACAATTACGCGGCTGGAACAAAACGGCTGGGTTTTACGTGAACCAGGACCTGATAAAAGAGAGCGAATCATCAAGATAACAGAAGCATCACAGGCTAAAGTAGAACAATTGGTTGAGGTTATCAGAACTTATGAAGAAAATTTAATTGGATTAACCGAACAGGAAGAAGAGCAATTGAGATTGCTTCTGAATAAACTTGGACTTAAGGAGCGGAAAAACAACTATGAAGAACACACGAAATCCGATTTGGACTAA